A region of the Culex quinquefasciatus strain JHB chromosome 1, VPISU_Cqui_1.0_pri_paternal, whole genome shotgun sequence genome:
CAGCTTCATTCCGGTCTGGCGCTCCGCCATCGCGTGGAAGGTCTTGAACACTGCCAGGACTTCGTCCTCCGATTTTCGTTGCAGGAAATACACGAACATGCGCCGAGACTTGTCGTTGATGAACGTGATGTAGTACCGGTTGCCGCAGTAGGAGTTCACCTCCATCGGCCCGCAGATGTCCGAGTGCACCAACTGAAGCAGTTCCGAAGCTCGTGATCCGTTCTTCCCAAATGGTAACCGCGCCTGCTTGCCCATCGGACAGATCCGACAATCCTTCGTAGCTTTTGCGTTGATCTGGATTCCATCTGCTGCACCGTTCGCAAGTTTGCGGATGTTGTCCGCACCGAGGTGACCCAGGCGCTTGTGCCACAGGTCCATGACTTGAGCAGCACCGCACGCCATCGCAACCTTCGAGCCGCGCACCTTTTCCAGCTTGAACTGGTTGTTGACGTGGCTCCCAGTTGCCACCAGGTCGCCGTCGGAGTTGAACACCTCACATCCTTGGTTCGTGAAGTTCACCGTGTAACCCTTCTCCACAATCTTGCTCACGCAATCGACGGAATCAACTGCACTTCACTGACCGTCACGCCGTCCTAGCCGCCGGAACACTTCGGCCAAATTTCGGTAGTACCGGTGGCGACGATGTCCATCAGTCCGCCGTTCGCTGCCATGACCTTACCGCATCCGTTGTCCAGCATGCTCCTGTTGGCCGTCATGTGAGCGTACGCGGCCGACTCGAAGATCCAGTCGTCGGCGTCGCCCAAATCAAACGTCGAAAGCACGGTGCAAAACGTGCTGCCTGCTTCTTCTGCTCCTTGTTGTCCTTGCAGTCCTTAGCGAAGTGGCCAAACTTTTGACACTTCCTGTACTTGGGACCTTTGGACGAAGtaggctgctgctgcttttgctTACCGTGGCGACCAGGTTGTTTGGTGGTTGCGAAGGCCGGACTGTTTTGCTCGTTGCCATAGAAACCTTCCTCCTCCTGGAGAAGTTTTGGCCCTTTTCTTCGAACGCGTTCTCCAGACTGTCCGCGCAGATTCTTCGTTCTCGATGTGGACGTACAGCGACGGATCGATCAGAGTGATGATCTTGAGCCTCGCCCGAAGATCCGTTTCCTCCTCAACCGCCTCGAACGTTCCGTCCGCCTTCCGCTTTGGCTTCACTGCGCCCCAGAACTTTTCCAGCTGAAGATAGGTCTTCGTTGCCAGCTTCCACGTTCTCCAATTCGCGCGTCCCACCAGCCTTTCGAGGCCCGGAACGCCGGATCCCGTGTTGGAGCTTCCAGCTACTGCGCCATCCGCGCGACTTCCGGAACCGTctgacatttttaaactttttaaagtgATAGGCCCATAACCTATCGCGAGTACGCTTTAAAGTAGGCGTTTATTGTACGATAGTTAGATTAGTAATAAATCAAAGCGAGAGCTCGCATTCATGGCATGCTTCGTTACTTCCAATTCAacaataactctgaaaatttaacaattttattagTAACTTTTATGCTCAAATTAATGTAATTCAATGGTTTAACTTAGATTTTTATAGTCCGTTTTCTAAAAAAAGAATCATAGCAATTAAACGATctcaacttttgagaaaaacaacCAAATGTAATCGACCTTCAGAACTAATCACTAAACACCGACCACCTGAACTCGCGCCCCATTGATCACCAGCTCCGTCTGGGTGGCGTTCCAAGCCGGCAGGACGTACGCCGCCGGTGGAATTCCGCTCGCACGCACCGTCTCCGACTCGATGGTCAACTTGCGCAGCGATGGCTTCTTGAGAATCGGTCCAAACAGGCGAAAATCCGGCGTTGTCAGGACGCACCCGACCAGCGTGAGATCGCGCAACTTGCAGAGATTGCGACCGATCTGGGCGAGGACTTGCTGCAGGGTGGCTTCGTCCGGACCGGCCGGGAGGGCCAGTTCCTCCAGGTCGTCGAGGATCGAGCAGAGGTTGTGCAGATTGTTGCTGGTCCAGCCGTCGGCGTAGGAGCGCGCCCGGAAGACGCGCAAACAGGGGAACATCAGGGCAAGCCGGTCGATGTCCACGTGGAGGGCCTGGTCAATGTCTATGGTGGAGACCATGTGGATCGGGTTGAACAGGTCCATCATTTCGGTGTCGGTGAAGACGGCGAGCGCGTCCGTGCGGAAGATCTGCAGACAGGGCAGGTCGCGAAGGTGACCGAGATCACACTCCTGGCAGTTGACCAGCTCCAGCTCCTGGATCCGAACGTGGCTGGAGGACACCGCCGATTGGCAGTAACAGTTGTTGATGCCAACCGTCAACTTGCGGAGATTTTGAAGACGTTTGCACAGCAAGTGGATGTCATTTCCGGCCTGTTGGTCGTCCTGCTCCAACGTGGCCCCCGTCACCAACAGCTTGCACGTCCTCAGCTTGGACAGGTCAAAATCGGCGAAGGTCAACCCGGTCAGCATCGGTCCCAGCTCGACCGTGACCTCCAGCGAGACCACGTTCGGAGACACCTTCTCCAACAGGTCAATCATCCGTGTATCATTGACGACCAAGCTCAACTCCCTAATCCGAGGCAACGACGGCAAACGCTCCAACTCCTCCTGAAACACCTCTCCCGTTGCCCAAACGCTCCGAACATCCCCACTAACCTGCCAGCGCAACTCCACAATCTTGGGAAAGTTTCGCAGCACACGGAGCAGCAGCTCCGCAAACCACGGCGCCGTCCAGGTCATCGCAAGACTTGTGGCCTCCGAGGCAAGCAGTTCCAGCTGGCATTtgacggcgtcgtcgtcgtcgtgacgCTTCGCCGGAACCGGAAGTCCGCAGCGGGACAGGTCAACGTGGCGGTACGTGCGGTCCCCGCACAGCCCTTCCGACTGGGCCGGACGGAACACGAGCTGGTCCGAGCAGGCGCGGAAGACGAGCCGGTTCCAGCGGTGGGACACCGTGGACAGGGGGAGAATGTCGGGGAATTTGAAGTGCCGGAAGACGGACTCGAGGACCTTTGGTGGTGGGTGAAGGACAATTCTAGATGGGAGTCGTAGGGTTGGTTGGGAGAACTTACCTGGTCCGGGAATCCGTCGAAAGACGCGGCAGAAACGGTTTCGGTGGCCACCTGCATCGTTGATCGGTTTAATATTTCTTTTCGAagaactaaaaatatttttggcggCAAAATCGAGACGCTTCGGAATCTGCACTGTTATGCGAAACTAGTTATTTTCAGGAAGAATTTGCTTTGCActctcatttaaaaataataaatgtgtCAGTTCAATAAACCCATGCTTTTTAAATCTGGATTTTACGCAAATTTTAGAGTAAAATATTATCCACCGAAACACTCTAGAGAGCCTCAAATACtcctgatattattgtttacagcgataaagtttattttactgagtacaatgaccctttgtacgaccacaaagagtttaaaaaggtattgccttcctcacctcaatgaggattgaggaaaggctatcgagaaattaaaagtgcaacatggagttaaactttctctCAAGCtaccggggggatggcaaccctattccgaccaaagcaaactgacaacagtcgacattagcattagcacggttgtcaaatgagagcccacaacaaaagcactagctgtcaaatggtagcccataacaaatcattgtttgggtttatgattttcaaatttcccgcaattcaaacgataaatacctgaaaaaacacgtgaattgtgttgctgatggcaaaatctatcatatccttggagattccatcccaatattggctgaaaattcatatcgaaaaaagtgatttttctgtttaccttttttttgctttttttctttaggtcgatcaaacagtgtgCCCGTACACGGTGAATCggtattacacatttttcagtttggttttacacatttgcatgggacttttgagtttaaccaggataacacacttcgtgttaccaaagtactatgaataatactgattctgagtgtttgttatctgaacttccaagatggcagcttcttcgctaccccctgcaAGCTACTGTGAAGTTTATCATGACAGttgcgaaagtttaactccatgttatgcactgataatcaacattacacactgttcagttcacttttacacacttgtatgggatttttcagttcaagtatgattacacgaaagtgtgtaatcatacttgaactgaaaaatcccatacaagtgtgtaaaagtgaactgaaaaaagtgtaatgatGTTTACCAGtgtggcctatctacaatcacttagcttagaacatctaagtaaagtagttacttaggaaagtctgcaacttacgttcgtcatccacaatcaacttagaaaacttgctgggctgatatacgttgctatgcagttgtttgtttacctttgatatggaaacgtcaacttaccgtagattttgaaattttccaaaccaaacgtcagtttctaatttgattacttttccattgtagaaactcaaattcatttccattgattcaaattcctaagctaagtgaaattttctaagctaagtgattgtagataggccattaccgGCTCatatctctctttttaatttctcgataaaatcactcgaaaaatgaacttctttattcgacctcgtagacccatcttcacgtatacctatcgactcggaatcaaattctgaacaaatgtctgtgcgtgtgtctggatgtgagtccgtgcacccaaaaatatgcacacgattatcttcggactggcttaaccgatttggaccgtgttggtctcattcgatccgtcttagggtcccacaagaccctaatTAAtaatatgaagtttagtaaagtacttcaaaagttatgctaaaaacgattttagctaaacttctgaagattgtaaaagggtgtttttttgtaagaaaccccgccATGATACATATTGTTagtaaggtatttgaaagaccttttcaatgcattcaaaaaaatgaagatctgacaaccccaccAAAAGTTATACACTtgtttgaggccggatctcaaatattttgatgaaaaagttgtccggatctatcattcgaccagatattttgataaaaataagtgttatttttatacttttttgaggctgtgtagtgtTTTCACttttatgaatgcgaggaaggcaccaaccacctaaaggtggattaagtaacgatttaaatcaattttggaaaatttatctCGCGGTCCTTCTAGTCAGAAAAGGTCCTgcttgacagttcgttccaagggtacaatagttgatccatcgaaaaaaagttgtcttgtcattttttttgctttaaaataaaaaaaaagtgattagaaatggtttttaatcgtgttttttaccgttgtacataaaaattgacatagggctttacaCTCAAacaccgatggtttgacaccaactgttgtcaaacgaacggggtcactttttagtttgacaccccttttacacggagttcacatatACTattaaacgtttgttttgatagtacgcgtgagcgccgtgtaaaaagtgacagttcgtcactttttagtttgactttgaccaaccaacggggtacaaactaaaaaagtgtcaaacgaaaaagtgaccccgttcgtgtAGTACCAATTATGCCAAAAGTCCCAGATTGTTTTTCAACGAGTTATGCCAAGCGTCCATTACGTCCAAATGTCCTTCTGTGTCAcccccaattgggtcctaaaatgaagcttagattgctgatattatcgagaaattaaaaagagagatgtgagccggtaacatggagtgaaattttcgcagctgtcatggaaaacttcacagcaacttgACAGAAAATTTacctccatgttgcacttttaattcctcgattgtttacagcgataaagcttatttttctgagtaaaatgaccctttgtaccaccacaaagagtttaaaattgatttttaaatcaattttcagctcgttccaaggggaccatagttgatccatcgaaaacatgttgtcttgccaatttttttttgcattaaatagaAAAAAGTGACTAgagatggtttttaatcgtgtttgttactattgtacataaaaatttacatagggctttagtacccaattgcgttacgtaataaaagaacgctcctcaACGCTACATACCATTTTGGaagctgtccattcaaaaatggtagggtattttaaccattagtggaccccctagtagagccgaagcacatttttcacaaattttcaatattttaagcactttttcataaccctttgtacaaaacattgaaatctgaagtcttttgaacaattttgactatttgtttcatcagttatttgtttttgagcataaaaatagccatttgaaaaaaaagtttttttgccttgttatggacccccttttcctatagtggacccgggtccataatccgattgtggacccgggtccactataggcaaactgttatttttataccaaatttaacccatatttgatgttttgatgcatggtgtaggtctaatgatagatataatgaataaaagatggaatttgctcatttttcattataaacaaatatgttttgttaacaaatttggctttaaacaacaaaaaacctaacagacatttaaaaacatttatttccgaaaaagatcagagaaaacgtttcaaaaaccactataaacataaaaataattaaaaaaagtaatcttgatgcaaatttttttatattaattacataaatggttgaacGAAACTtaataatagatttgtttacagttgctgataaaatcacgcgtgtttatttaaaaaaaatgtgttgttattgatttattattataaaatatcatttcaaactgcatttatgatgcttcagttaagtacaatcaactatagttttgattaattataaatttttacggcttcagcatttttggtacttttaacatgaaaacagctatatttatactcataattgaaaaaatatgcgtttaggttgataacaacaagcatttattgtatgttttagagaaacttttgcttgaatacacaattttcttcatttttgaaggttaaattaacaggggtccacttttggttaagtttggatttcgttgtcctatattggacccccctaatttttgctcgaaaatggcagttcttcgctttattttagtaaagatccttaaacttacattatttcgacttgctgaagttaaataatcagtcaaaaaatgattggatggttaattcaatcataaaatataaatgcagttttgttgtgaaaatgctagtggccatggctgatttcagatgtcgaactcaaaacacttattttggcgaaaagggcaattcaatgtcagtcaacattgttttaaatgatgctgaacatgccaaataaaagatttgtagacaacaacacgcttgaaattgtgattttattgaatttttcatcaaaaacccttcagagggtccactataggaaaggggtccactaatgggtAACGTACcctacgtaaatattcgaaaatctgtatcttttaaaactatctgatcggtttggtgtcttcggcaaacttgtaagtacactcaaccccctgtggttggtcactttttcgtttaacacttttttagtttgtaccgcGTTAGTTTGAGAAAGGAAAACTAAcgagtgacgaactgtcatttTTTACACGGAACTCACACTTACTATCAAACCAATCGTTCAGTAGTGAGTGTGGGCTCTGTGTAAAggtggtgtcaaactaaaaactgCAACAATCGGTGTCAAACCattggggtttgagtgtattttcaATGCTACAAAACgaaacttttgttaaattttcaaaataatttagaaaatttcaaatcaggcatcatttaaaaaaaaatattttttaatttcatactaacacattttttattttaatcggattttttttattatttttaaataagcaaATAAATTAAGAATTAACTTACCATCCGTAACAAACCCTTGTCGTTTTCGCTCCACcaagaatttcaaagaaaaaccaACCAAACTTTCGTGTCTTTAGTAAATATAATGtatatttttgttgttgcttgcaATAATGGATTTTACGTTCCTTTTTGTTTCCCCACCCTTTCTTTTATTATTCTTCACAGTTACacaaaaagtaagtttttttttccgacCACGCTCGTTTGGCACAAACATCCACAATTAATTCTTCTTGCAAAACGAAagtaaagaaaagaaaatgcaaattgttaaaaatctaATCAGTTTCTGGgttatttttattaagtttaacatgcttttccttcttttttttttgttttgcttgtgtCTGTCTCTGTGTTACTTAATCTTGATTCACCTGTTTTGataacaatatttaatttttttgctgcgTCCGAATTTTGTAGCTTCTTCTGTTTTTTAACATGCATTTCTTgacgaattgttttttttttaataattctaaTTTAACAGCGAAAAACTAAGGAAAACGaaacaaatatatatatattgggAAATTCGTCTGGAAGTGTGTTTGTTTGCTGCTTGGGAGTGTGTCTTCTACGCGCTTGTCTGTGTGAGCTTGAACCATTATCACATTCCTTCctcttcttttttgttttgcctaTTTGATAGTGTGTGAACTTGTGTGTTTCTGGTTTGCTGGTGAGTCCGGGTTTAAATTCTaagtttttcttcttcttccctaagtgaatgttcgtttttttttcgtctgaATCGACCGGTGGCGAATCCTTTGAGGTCGCCCCACGCCGTCACGTCACAAGAAGGTAGAAAATAAAGGTAAAAAACTATTCCTCCTccgtcataaaaaaaaaaacaaaagttgttaAAGTCCCCATTTACCACTTCTTCTTGTGCTCATCCATCGACACCCCGCCCGGCCCCAGCGACACGATCATCAGCAGGCCCCCGATCACCGACAGCGTCTGGAAGAAGTCGTACTTCAAAAAGTCACGCAGCGGCTTGTACGCCGGAATGGTCCACCAGGCGTTGTGGTACAGGTTTAGCACCGTCAGCAGCGCGACCAAAATCAGTGCCGACAGCTTCGTCTTGTAGCCGACCGTAACGAGCACCATCAAAATGGACCCCAGGATGTCCTGCAGGATCTGGAGGAAGCTCAGCTCGAACCGGATCAGGGTGATGAACATGAAGGCGAGCAGGATGCGACCGGCCAGCTGCATAAAGTTCTTGGGTTTGTTTTCGCCCAGGGAGGGCACGCCGGCGAAGAGGCTGCGCGCTTCGCCGCGGGACTCGGCGAGGACGAGCAGGAGGGCGCCGATGAGGGCCAGGTTGCGCAGCAGGAACTGGATGTCCCACAGGATGGAGTAGGCGATGGTCTGGGGGAAGGGAGAGAGCAGATTTTAattgttattattgttattgttattattaaATCTAACTTCTCCAAATCTCTAAATTTCAGAATACcaggttttaaaaattatatacgAGAATAGgtttgaggataccgtggagattttcccttatccccttaaaaaagtggagcaccAACAGTGTTATTCAATACTTCCCAT
Encoded here:
- the LOC6044376 gene encoding surfeit locus protein 4 homolog, which gives rise to MNIPNQYLEKTEDVADQVIRKGKYVLPHVARLCLIATFLEDGIRMWVQWNEQREYMDMSWGCGKFLATVFVLVNLVGQIGGCVMVLARLKVSIACGILFFIVVLQTIAYSILWDIQFLLRNLALIGALLLVLAESRGEARSLFAGVPSLGENKPKNFMQLAGRILLAFMFITLIRFELSFLQILQDILGSILMVLVTVGYKTKLSALILVALLTVLNLYHNAWWTIPAYKPLRDFLKYDFFQTLSVIGGLLMIVSLGPGGVSMDEHKKKW
- the LOC119771096 gene encoding uncharacterized protein LOC119771096, yielding MQVATETVSAASFDGFPDQVLESVFRHFKFPDILPLSTVSHRWNRLVFRACSDQLVFRPAQSEGLCGDRTYRHVDLSRCGLPVPAKRHDDDDAVKCQLELLASEATSLAMTWTAPWFAELLLRVLRNFPKIVELRWQVSGDVRSVWATGEVFQEELERLPSLPRIRELSLVVNDTRMIDLLEKVSPNVVSLEVTVELGPMLTGLTFADFDLSKLRTCKLLVTGATLEQDDQQAGNDIHLLCKRLQNLRKLTVGINNCYCQSAVSSSHVRIQELELVNCQECDLGHLRDLPCLQIFRTDALAVFTDTEMMDLFNPIHMVSTIDIDQALHVDIDRLALMFPCLRVFRARSYADGWTSNNLHNLCSILDDLEELALPAGPDEATLQQVLAQIGRNLCKLRDLTLVGCVLTTPDFRLFGPILKKPSLRKLTIESETVRASGIPPAAYVLPAWNATQTELVINGARVQVVGV